From the genome of Kryptolebias marmoratus isolate JLee-2015 linkage group LG19, ASM164957v2, whole genome shotgun sequence, one region includes:
- the brox gene encoding BRO1 domain-containing protein BROX, protein MAHWFHRNPLKATAPVSFNFYGVAGSPAANKICNDLRTTRARLLDMFTDSTCSPEIMKSATDAYFSLLQGFIVSLDGTTQENKMRFIQNFKWTDTLQGNIPSAQQDAVFELASMAFNVAIWYTKFASRLAGKENITEPEAKDVHRSLKVAAGTFKTLKEVHIPRLITPAEKGRDLEPRVIDTYIIQCQAEAQEVTIARAIELKHNASLIAALAFETANFYLRADHTLNTLEPECSSKWRKYLQLKQHFYMAYAYCYHGQTLLASDKCGEAIRSLQEAEKCYSRAEALCKEYRQTKGPGTTAKPSEQLFFLKLGSLIKNTLEKCQRENGFIYFHKVPAEAPQLELKASYGLAEPVPFKLPPLSEQCTAEVYATFDLTKGAKNDKAKPKDEEVKPVKEPDLKPQKDTGCVVS, encoded by the exons ATGGCACATTGGTTTCACAGAAACCCCCTGAAGGCAACTGCGCCGGTGTCCTTTAATTTCTACGGAGTGGCAGGAAGCCCCGCTGCCAACAAGATCTGCAA TGACCTGAGGACGACCCGAGCGCGGCTGCTGGACATGTTCACTGATTCCACCTGCAGCCCGGAGATCATGAAGAGCGCCACAGATGCTTACTTCTCTCTGCTGCAAG GCTTCATTGTCTCCCTGGATGGGACTACGCAAGAAAACAAGATGAGGTTCATCCAGAACTTCAAGTGGACCGACACCTTACAGGGAAACATACCGAG TGCCCAGCAGGATGCAGTCTTTGAACTGGCTTCTATGGCCTTCAACGTGGCCATCTGGTACACCAAGTTTGCCTCAAGACTAGCAGGGAAGGAGAA CATAACGGAGCCTGAAGCCAAAGATGTTCACAGGAGTTTGAAGGTTGCGGCTGGAACATTCAAAACTCTCAAG gaGGTCCACATTCCTCGCCTCATCACCCCGGCTGAAAAGGGCAGAGACCTGGAGCCCCGAGTGATCGACACGTATATCATCCAGTGTCAAGCTGAGGCTCAAGAAG tgACGATTGCCAGAGCCATCGAACTGAAGCACAACGCCTCACTAATCGCAGCTTTGGCCTTTGAGACGGCAAACTTCTATCTAAGAGCTG ACCACACACTCAACACGCTGGAGCCCGAGTGCAGCAGCAAGTGGAGGAAGTACCTCCAGCTGAAGCAGCACTTCTACATGGCTTAT GCGTACTGTTATCACGGTCAGACGCTGCTGGCCAGTGATAAGTGCGGCGAGGCTATAAGATCcctgcaggaagcagaaaaat GTTACTCCCGTGCTGAGGCGCTGTGTAAAGAGTACCGTCAGACCAAAGGCCCGGGTACCACGGCCAAACCGTCCGAGCAGCTGTTCTTCCTCAAACTGGGCAGCCTCATCAAAAACACACTGGAGAAGTGCCAGAGAGAGAACGGCTTTAT ATACTTTCATAAGGTCCCAGCTGAGGCCCCCCAGCTGGAGCTGAAGGCCAGTTATGGTCTGGCTGAGCCGGTCCCCTTCAAGCTGCCGCCCCTCAGTGAGCAGTGCACCGCTGAGGTCTACGCCACCTTCGATCTGACCAAGGGAGCCAAAAATGACAAG GCCAAGCCCAAGGACGAGGAGGTGAAGCCGGTGAAGGAACCAGATCTGAAGCCTCAGAAAGACACCGGCTGCGTCGTCTCCTAA
- the LOC108245450 gene encoding alpha-1,6-mannosyl-glycoprotein 2-beta-N-acetylglucosaminyltransferase, translating to MRLRLLRRNLLALLGVLFVVATLLFSTRVLLVSESDMRAPDGYQPPGDLKFNFDSVSALSESVYKANFKQVVLNAETFPGEPKLVLVVQVHNRPEYLRLLIRSLQRAAEVDGLLLIFSHDYFSEEINAIVREITFCKVLQIYFPFSTQLYPKEFPGQDPRDCPRDASRDDARRTGCLNADHPDSYGHYREAHIVQTKHHWWWKLHFVWERVRAMQGYSGFAIFLEEDNYVLPDFFSFYKSMRDFRRDKCADCDMLALGNHDELNDFTSKSNKVFSTGWLSTKHNIGMAISREVYYKLMGCSDEFCTYDDYNWDWTLQHLSGTCISKPLKVLVAQGSRVLHTGDCGLHQKENCRPEWALKKVEDNLQMAKLGLFPQGLVFSGSEPAEHKAHMKNGGWGDIRDHTLCKNYSKRL from the coding sequence atgaggctcCGGCTGCTCAGGAGGAATCTGCTCGCGCTCTTGGGAGTCCTGTTTGTTGTTGCCACCTTGCTGTTCTCCACACGTGTGCTGCTGGTCTCTGAGAGTGACATGAGAGCACCTGACGGGTACCAGCCCCCCGGTGACCTGAAGTTCAACTTTGACTCTGTGTCCGCGCTGTCCGAGTCCGTCTACAAGGCCAACTTCAAGCAGGTTGTCCTCAACGCTGAGACCTTCCCAGGGGAGCCCAAGCTGGTCCTGGTCGTGCAGGTCCACAACAGGCCCGAGTACCTCCGGCTGCTCATCAGGTCTCTGCAGCGGGCCGCCGAGGTCGACggcctcctcctcatcttcagcCACGACTACTTTTCGGAGGAAATAAACGCCATTGTGCGAGAGATAACGTTCTGCAAGGTGCTGCAGATCTATTTCCCCTTCAGCACGCAGCTGTACCCCAAAGAGTTCCCGGGGCAAGACCCGCGGGACTGCCCCCGGGATGCGTCCAGGGACGACGCCCGCAGAACGGGATGCCTGAACGCGGACCACCCCGACTCGTACGGGCATTACAGGGAAGCCCATATCGTCCAGACCAAACACCACTGGTGGTGGAAGTTGCACTTCGTGTGGGAGCGGGTGCGGGCCATGCAGGGCTACAGCGGCTTCGCCATCTTCCTCGAGGAGGACAACTACGTCCTGCCGgacttcttcagtttttacaaGTCCATGAGAGATTTCAGGAGGGACAAGTGCGCCGACTGTGACATGTTGGCGCTGGGGAACCACGACGAGCTGAATGATTTCACCAGCAAGTCCAACAAGGTGTTCAGCACCGGATGGCTGTCCACCAAACACAACATCGGCATGGCCATCTCCAGGGAGGTGTACTACAAGCTGATGGGCTGCAGCGACGAGTTCTGCACCTACGACGACTACAACTGGGACTGGACGTTGCAGCACCTCTCAGGCACCTGCATATCGAAGCCCCTCAAGGTGCTGGTGGCCCAGGGCTCCAGGGTTCTGCACACGGGCGACTGCGGTCTTCACCAGAAGGAGAACTGCAGACCCGAGTGGGCCTTGAAGAAGGTTGAGGACAACCTGCAGATGGCAAAGCTTGGCCTCTTTCCCCAGGGTCTTGTCTTCAGCGGGTCGGAACCAGCGGAGCACAAGGCGCACATGAAGAACGGAGGATGGGGAGACATTCGGGATCACACTCTATGCAAAAATTATTCCAAACGACTTTGA